The genomic segment TAAAAACTCAAAGCCTGACCCGGAGGTATTCTTAAAGGCGGCTGATATGCTTGGAATTTCATACGGAGAATGTATGATAGTTGAGGATGCAGACGCCGGAATAGAAGCAGGGAAGAGAGCCGGCATGAAAACTCTTTCTGTTCACGGTGCAAAGGGAGCAGATGTTGAAATTGATGATTTGGAAAAGAGAATTTTCAGCATATTATAATTCTTTGATTTTTTAATGTTGCATAATATAATAAGCCCACTGAAAGGTTTGACTTTCGGGGCTTATTATATTATGCTGATTTGTATGAGCTTTTATTATGCATCCATATCTTCCTGTACTAATTTTCTCAGAGCGTCCATTCGGGAGTCAAGCTCGGCACTCAGGTCAGCACAATAGAGAAGCTCTTCAGCCATGTTATCTATACAGCCGAAATTTTTCTTGTATCTGAGCTGATGTTCAAGGCTTGCCCAGAAATCCATTGCAATTGTACGAAGCTGTATTTCAACCTTCATAATTCGTTTTTCATGTGCAAGGAAAATGGGAACACTTACTATAAGATGCAAGCTTCTGTAACCGTTTGGTTTTGGATTTTTTATGTAATCTTTTTCTTCTACAAGAGTGATATCATCCTGTTTTAAAAGTGACTCTGCAAGCATATATACATCTTCCGGAAAAGAACATATGACGCGTATTCCGGCGATGTCGGAAAGATTGTTTTCTATTGATTCAATGGTGAAAGGAAGATTTTTCTTTTCAAGCTTACCCTTTATGCTTGACAGCTTTTTCAGGCGGCTTTTCATGCCGTTTATTGGATTTCTGTCGTATTGCAGCGAAAACTCTTCATTGAGTACGTTGAATTTTGTTTCAATTTCCATTATTGCACAGCGGTAGTATGCCATAAGCTTGTTAAAAAGCTGTACCCCCGGTTTTGACCATTCAAGCATCTTTTCATCATAAAATACCATTACTTCTTCTTTTTCAATATTCTTTTCTTTAATAATATCTTTTGACATTTTCCTGCTCCTTACAGCTGTACTGTTTTATCAAGGCTGCTTATCTCGTGACTTGTAAGATGACGCCATCTGCCAAGCGGGAGATTTCCAAGCTCTACATTTCCTATGCTTACTCTCTGAAGATAATCCACTCTTGCTCCGATTGCTTCAAACATTTTTCTTATCTGTCGGTTTCTGCCCTCGTGGATAGTGATTTTAATAGTTGTTTTCCCTTTTTGAGCGTCAAGTGTTTCTATTTCGGCAGGCTTTGTTTTATACCCGTCAATTACAACGCCTCGTCTTAACTGATTAAGACCGCTTATTGTAAGTCCACCACTCACGATTGCTATATAAGTTTTATTTTTATTGTATCTCGGATGCATTACATGATTTGCAAAGCTTCCGTCGTTTGTAAGAAGCATAAGCCCCTCTGTTTCATAATCGAGTCTGCCTATAGGGTACATACGTACTCCTATTTCGTTTTTTATAAGGTCGGTAACAGACGGTCTGTCAAACTGGTCATCTGTTGTTGAAACATATCCTGCAGGCTTATTAAGCATTATATAATACATTTTATTCTTAGGCTTAAGCACCTTGCCTTTCAGCTTTACGGTGTCTGCACCGATTTCGATTTTAGTACCCAGCTCTGTTATTTTTTCGCCGTTTACTGTCACCATGCCTTCTTCAATGAGCTTTTCAGCCGCACGGCGTGAGGCTTCTCCGCACATTGCTATATATTTTTGAAGTCTTACGATTTCTCCCATTTTGTACCTTCCTTTTTGAATTTATTTTTTTTCGTGATTAGCCGCAAATACATCTGCAACTTCGCTGATGGTTATATATGCTGTAACATCAATATCATGTACAATTTCTTTTAATTTTACCACCTGAAAACGGTTTACTACGAAATAAATCATGGTTTTTTCAGTATTTGAATAACCGCCGTAAGCCTGAATTTTTGTCATTCCGCTTTCAAAAGCTTCTGATAAAGCGTTGCATATTTCATCAGGTTTAACTGTTATAATCATTGCGCATTTTGAACGGTCGAGACCTTCTACAATGAAATCAACTGTTTTAAGCGCTGCGGCGTATGTAATAATTGAATAGAGAGGAAGTATCCAGCTTTGTATCACTATTCCGCATATGATATATAATGCAACGTTATAAATCATAACAAATGTTCCGACTGTAATACCGATACGTTTTGCAAAAATAACTGCCATTACCTCGATACCGTCCATAGCACCGCCGTAACGTATTGCAAGACCGCTTCCGAGACCTGAAATGACTCCGCCGAAAACAGCACAAAGAAGCAAATCTGTACCGGCAAGAGGAGATGCGAGATTTACATCAATCGGAAGTACATCTGTAATGAGCCATGCCCACACTGAGTATATAAAAACAGTATAAATCGCATATACTGTAAAAACTCCGCCTTGCTTTTTCAAACCGTATAAAAATAAGGGAATGTTTAAGATTATAAGAAATACGGATAAGGTAAGCCATTCGGGTGTAACCTGTGCAATAAGCATTGATGTACCGGATATTCCGCTGTCGTATAACTTTACGGGAGTTAAAAAGAGCGTAATTCCGAACGCATTTATTATTCCTGCAATTGTCAGCATAATGAGATTGGAAATTTTAAATTCTTTAAGAAAGTCAAATAATTTTTTATTCATTCAACTGAAATCCTTTCAATAATATTTATTTGCTGTTTTATGCGAAAAACACAAATAACATTTCCACCTACTATTATATACTTAAATTTAATTTTTGTCAACCGACTTGAGCAATGAGTAACAAAAATGAAACCAAAACTTTTTTGAATTAAGGGAAAATATGTATGATTGCTGGATGTTGTATATAGTGACAGTTTAACAGGATTTAAAACAAAAAAATTGGTAAGAAAGGCAATTGACAAATATTGAAAATTAGTATATAATCTTTTGCGAGGTGATTATAATTGAATAAAAACGCACAAAAGCTTACTCCGATTTTTTATATAGGAGAAGCGACATTTGAATATTTTATATCGGTGCTTATAACGGGTACATATCTTGCAAAGCTTACAAGCAGTTTGGGTTTCAGTGACAGCTTAACTGCAATATTAGGTTCGTTTGTGGCACTTGGCTGCAGTTTTCAGCTTTTTGCTATTGCATTCTTTAAAACGGGTAAGGTTAAAAAACGTGTTACTGTAATGCATATCATTAACCAGCTGCTGTTTATGGGAATATATCTTGTTCCTCTTACACCGATAAACAGTATGGCGGCAAAAACCATATTATTTATAACGTTTCTGCTGGGCGGATATTTCATATCAAATGTAATTCACGCTCCTAAGATAAACTGGTTTATGTCTATGGTTGATGACAGTAAGAGGGGAAT from the Oscillospiraceae bacterium genome contains:
- a CDS encoding HAD family phosphatase is translated as KNSKPDPEVFLKAADMLGISYGECMIVEDADAGIEAGKRAGMKTLSVHGAKGADVEIDDLEKRIFSIL
- a CDS encoding GTP pyrophosphokinase family protein codes for the protein MSKDIIKEKNIEKEEVMVFYDEKMLEWSKPGVQLFNKLMAYYRCAIMEIETKFNVLNEEFSLQYDRNPINGMKSRLKKLSSIKGKLEKKNLPFTIESIENNLSDIAGIRVICSFPEDVYMLAESLLKQDDITLVEEKDYIKNPKPNGYRSLHLIVSVPIFLAHEKRIMKVEIQLRTIAMDFWASLEHQLRYKKNFGCIDNMAEELLYCADLSAELDSRMDALRKLVQEDMDA
- a CDS encoding rRNA pseudouridine synthase — encoded protein: MVRLQKYIAMCGEASRRAAEKLIEEGMVTVNGEKITELGTKIEIGADTVKLKGKVLKPKNKMYYIMLNKPAGYVSTTDDQFDRPSVTDLIKNEIGVRMYPIGRLDYETEGLMLLTNDGSFANHVMHPRYNKNKTYIAIVSGGLTISGLNQLRRGVVIDGYKTKPAEIETLDAQKGKTTIKITIHEGRNRQIRKMFEAIGARVDYLQRVSIGNVELGNLPLGRWRHLTSHEISSLDKTVQL
- a CDS encoding YitT family protein; this translates as MLTIAGIINAFGITLFLTPVKLYDSGISGTSMLIAQVTPEWLTLSVFLIILNIPLFLYGLKKQGGVFTVYAIYTVFIYSVWAWLITDVLPIDVNLASPLAGTDLLLCAVFGGVISGLGSGLAIRYGGAMDGIEVMAVIFAKRIGITVGTFVMIYNVALYIICGIVIQSWILPLYSIITYAAALKTVDFIVEGLDRSKCAMIITVKPDEICNALSEAFESGMTKIQAYGGYSNTEKTMIYFVVNRFQVVKLKEIVHDIDVTAYITISEVADVFAANHEKK